From Rhodoferax sp. AJA081-3, the proteins below share one genomic window:
- a CDS encoding DUF4265 domain-containing protein, translated as MKIVIPLECNEDGYPPIQYELLNATAISANTFRIDNAPFFATNISYNDVVRARQSNNPEQFDFVELIEGSTFTSISIIILDVTMDVFLMDLLRGLNCVIEYGEFGKFRVLAVAVPASTDYSQLRIQLEHLESQSKISFAELAIASAKS; from the coding sequence ATGAAAATAGTAATTCCACTTGAATGCAACGAGGACGGGTATCCACCTATTCAGTACGAGCTTCTAAACGCGACGGCGATATCAGCGAATACATTTCGCATTGACAACGCGCCATTTTTTGCAACAAATATCTCTTACAACGATGTTGTCCGTGCGCGTCAAAGTAATAACCCTGAGCAGTTCGATTTCGTGGAGTTAATTGAAGGCTCCACATTCACTTCAATCTCCATAATCATTCTTGACGTAACCATGGATGTTTTCCTGATGGACCTTTTGCGCGGGCTCAACTGCGTTATCGAGTATGGTGAGTTTGGAAAGTTCCGAGTCCTGGCAGTTGCTGTGCCCGCGTCAACGGACTATTCTCAGTTGCGGATTCAACTGGAACATCTTGAATCGCAATCCAAGATCAGTTTTGCTGAACTAGCGATCGCATCTGCCAAAAGTTAA
- a CDS encoding hemolysin family protein, with protein sequence MNLPTSLFLITILIAASAFFSVAEISMAAARRIKLSQLADSGDRRAARVLAVQNTPGHFVTVVQIGLNTIAILGGVVGDGALSPHFNQVVLWLGVDPGTSGPLATTLSFVTVTTLFIVVADLVPKRLGMNEPERLAMLTVGPMLGLLTLFKPLVFCFSKLADTLSRLLGLAQTRDERITYLDILALTEAGIQSGAVASAEQQVIENVFELDTRTVESAMTTRERIVFLTIGDDETLLRTRLAESPHSTYLVCGASGIDEVIGYVDATDLFQRVLLEKPLTLSHCIDGGLVKKVLVVPDRLTLAEMLTQFRQAHEDFAVIVNEYSLVVGVITLNDVMSTVMGSMVASHDEEQILRREDGSFLADGVTPVADLQRVLDLSEWPMPGQYDTLAGFLMVSLRRIPRRTDHVLWQGWRFEVMDVDNNRVDQVMISRVLEPK encoded by the coding sequence ATGAACCTCCCTACCAGCCTTTTTTTGATAACCATTCTGATCGCTGCATCAGCCTTCTTCTCGGTCGCCGAGATCTCCATGGCTGCGGCGCGGCGCATCAAACTGAGCCAACTGGCCGATAGCGGTGACCGGCGCGCCGCGCGCGTGTTGGCGGTGCAGAACACGCCCGGACACTTTGTGACCGTGGTACAGATTGGTCTCAATACGATTGCCATCCTGGGTGGCGTTGTCGGGGATGGCGCTTTGTCGCCCCACTTCAACCAGGTTGTCTTGTGGTTGGGCGTGGATCCAGGCACCAGTGGCCCCCTGGCAACCACCTTGTCTTTTGTGACGGTTACTACGCTGTTTATCGTTGTGGCCGACCTGGTGCCCAAGCGCTTGGGCATGAACGAGCCGGAGCGGTTGGCGATGTTGACGGTGGGCCCGATGCTGGGTCTCTTGACGCTGTTCAAACCCCTGGTGTTTTGTTTTAGCAAACTGGCGGACACCTTGTCACGCCTGCTGGGGCTTGCGCAAACCCGAGACGAGCGGATCACCTATCTGGACATCCTGGCGCTCACCGAAGCGGGTATCCAATCCGGGGCGGTAGCGTCCGCTGAACAACAGGTCATCGAAAACGTATTCGAACTCGACACGCGCACCGTGGAGAGCGCGATGACGACCCGCGAGCGCATCGTGTTTCTGACCATTGGTGATGATGAGACCTTGCTGCGCACCCGGCTTGCCGAATCCCCGCATTCAACCTACTTGGTGTGCGGCGCAAGCGGCATCGATGAGGTGATCGGTTATGTCGACGCAACGGACCTCTTTCAGCGCGTCTTGTTGGAAAAACCGCTAACCCTTTCACATTGCATCGACGGCGGTCTGGTCAAGAAGGTCCTTGTCGTCCCGGACCGGCTGACCCTGGCCGAAATGCTGACGCAGTTTCGCCAGGCGCATGAGGACTTTGCGGTCATCGTCAACGAATACAGCTTGGTGGTGGGTGTCATTACGCTCAACGACGTGATGAGCACCGTAATGGGCAGCATGGTGGCATCCCATGATGAGGAACAGATCCTGCGCCGAGAGGATGGCAGCTTCCTGGCCGACGGAGTCACCCCGGTGGCGGATCTGCAGAGGGTGCTGGATTTGTCCGAGTGGCCCATGCCTGGGCAATATGACACCCTGGCCGGATTCTTGATGGTGTCGCTGCGCCGTATTCCCCGGCGCACCGATCACGTGTTGTGGCAGGGTTGGCGCTTTGAGGTGATGGACGTCGACAACAACCGGGTTGACCAGGTCATGATCTCACGGGTGCTTGAACCCAAGTAG
- a CDS encoding M6 family metalloprotease domain-containing protein yields MLQLQFDKVRAFLFALCATALVHTAVAGPASPQPFQVVQPNGTTFQAFMRGDEFQGWMETAQGFTILKNRTTGYFEYAQQNVAGNLVLSGIRVSTGGAASVNKGLRPLRNTVLAEHQSKFLDSALARRMQSGAQTPVPVAGALKVLTILVGFQDAGVSPGASTYWGNAVYSPTGISANKYFQDNSFGAVSISPVEHTQHSSPAGLVSVLLPQRHPDCAAQCTYLQEADWVNSALTAAAPYVNFAALDTNGDGTIDVSETLIFFVVAGYEASANGALAPNVWAHSWGGDGVGIAGKRVRHWALHGEMVDSFTRMGIGAMAHELGHLAGLPDLYDTSGSNAGLGGFSLMSSGSWGRTGVEPAGTTPVALDALSRQFLGWSVPQTPPNGSRVSFVSGLTSPGSAVLLMNSSLNTSEYWLVENRPPEGWDVGLQDVLGAWTGGLLIQRVDLKAGSPFLSNFNTLVPGRQQGAVAVESPVANCSLSSTERASQGCASVLFHSGTGANFNSESKPGSTYFNGLASGLGLSNISAPGSLMFATVNRNAANDSTVSNVSGDKVNGPMAVSRDSGVGIGSSLASLERVTASVVPGSVNVALASAGGVASASGGSTIIRLNDNERMGANGYWQDTTINTFPDWAQINFNGAKTIDRVVVYTTQDNSDNPVEPTDSLTFLKTGNTGYTVQTWDGTGWITRATLSANNLVKSTLMFPAITTDRIRVNVTGSANGYSSITEIEAWTLVGTPPTAPAIGTVVAGNFSATVAFTPGALGSGALIGYTADCGGNTATGTSSPIVVAGLNNGTAYTCKVMTTSSISVSPWSTSSAAVTPIGSINVALASQGGIASASSTFGTSVAANLNDNERTGGVALSKVWQDNTSYAFPDWVQITFNGTKTIDRVVVFSIQDDNSNPIDPSNSLKFLKYGITGFTVQIWNGSSWVTQATVTENNLVKRTVLFPAVATDRIRVNLTGSKTYNSYLTEVQAWATMGTPPAAPSIGTATAGNASASVAFTPGALGTGTLVNYTADCGGITTNGMASPITVTGLTNGTTYTCRVRTTSSVGISPWSALSNAVIPVAPGTPPAAPTIGTATAGNASASVAFTPGALGTGTLVNYTADCGGITRTGTSSPVSVPGLTNGTTYTCRVRTTSSVGTSAWSALSNAVVPTALSTPPAAPTIGTATAGNASASVAFTPGALGSGTLINYTADCGGITRTGTSSPIFVPGLTNGTVYTCRVNTTSSVGTSAWSAVSNAVTPIVFGGSNVALVAAGGVASASSTSAGHPVTTVNDNERTGGNYANGTSWADATPSVYPDWVQINFSGNQTINRVVVFSMQDALNSPVEPTDAMVFSLYGNTAFTVQTWNGTAWVTQATVTGNNSVKRTVTFPTVTTDRIRVNITATSNGTAHVTEIEAWTVAGGTLPAAPAIGTATPGNASASVAFTPGALGTGTLTNYTADCGGITATGSSSPINVTGLTNGTSYTCKVKTASSIGTSPWSALSNAVIPVAPSTPPAAPTIGTATAGNASASVAFTPGALGTGTLVNYTADCGGITTNGMASPITVTGLSNGTTYTCRVRTTSSVGTSAWSAMSNAVAPTGVVSGGTAPAAPTIDSASAGNASASVAFTPGALGSGTLVTYTADCGGITANGMASPIVVTGLTNGTSYSCRVKTLSTVDNSPWSALANTVIPAVNVTLPSAPTMGSATAGVASASVAFTPGNLGSGTLVNHTAACGAFATNGASSPINVTGLTNGTSYFCKVRTTTTVGVSAWSANSNAVVPEVAEPPVTYFHNDISGSPMLATDGAGAVIWKENYRPYGERLNNQAGSNKNKLGFAGKQFDPATGLSYMGARYYDPVLGRFMGVDPVGFQEDSVHSFNRYAYANNNPYKYVDPDGHSPIDVVFLVYDLGKLGVALYTGVGVQAAAWDVAASVVGVGSPIPGVGQVIKGARAIDHGVDAARAAEHGIKAMAEGAANGARAGKAHTPAANKLGRENNRAANNGELICPTCDKKMNEPVQSIKGSPIDRDAAVGDHIHPKSKGGDGATVKDMRNHKTKCWSCNAKKSDSL; encoded by the coding sequence ATGTTGCAATTGCAATTCGATAAGGTGCGCGCGTTTCTATTCGCGTTGTGCGCCACGGCATTGGTGCATACAGCTGTGGCTGGTCCCGCAAGCCCACAGCCCTTTCAAGTTGTTCAACCCAACGGCACTACGTTTCAGGCGTTCATGCGTGGGGATGAATTCCAGGGGTGGATGGAAACGGCCCAAGGCTTCACGATTTTAAAAAATCGGACTACAGGCTACTTCGAATACGCCCAACAGAACGTTGCCGGAAATTTAGTACTGTCGGGTATCAGGGTGTCAACGGGAGGGGCAGCTTCGGTCAATAAAGGGCTTCGCCCATTGCGCAACACTGTGCTTGCCGAGCATCAGAGCAAGTTCTTGGACTCAGCGTTGGCGAGGCGCATGCAAAGTGGCGCACAAACTCCCGTGCCGGTAGCAGGCGCACTGAAGGTACTGACAATTCTGGTGGGTTTTCAGGATGCAGGAGTGAGTCCCGGGGCTTCAACCTACTGGGGCAATGCTGTTTACAGCCCAACTGGAATCTCCGCCAACAAGTATTTCCAGGACAACTCATTTGGTGCTGTCTCCATTTCCCCGGTGGAACATACACAACACAGCAGCCCCGCCGGACTTGTATCGGTTTTGCTGCCACAACGACACCCTGACTGCGCTGCCCAATGCACCTACCTACAAGAGGCCGATTGGGTCAACAGCGCATTGACCGCTGCTGCCCCGTATGTCAACTTTGCTGCGCTGGACACCAATGGTGACGGCACCATTGATGTAAGTGAGACACTGATCTTCTTTGTGGTGGCAGGTTATGAGGCTTCTGCCAACGGAGCCCTGGCGCCCAATGTATGGGCCCACTCGTGGGGCGGAGACGGTGTCGGCATTGCTGGAAAACGCGTGCGTCACTGGGCGCTTCACGGCGAAATGGTTGACTCTTTCACTCGGATGGGCATAGGCGCCATGGCCCACGAGCTGGGTCACTTGGCTGGCTTACCGGACCTATATGACACATCAGGCTCCAACGCCGGCTTGGGAGGCTTTTCTCTGATGTCCAGCGGTAGTTGGGGCAGAACGGGAGTTGAGCCCGCCGGAACGACGCCTGTTGCATTGGACGCATTGAGCCGACAGTTCCTTGGGTGGTCCGTTCCGCAGACCCCTCCGAATGGCTCCCGGGTCTCGTTTGTGAGCGGATTGACCAGTCCTGGCTCGGCAGTCTTGCTGATGAATAGCTCCCTGAATACCAGCGAATACTGGCTGGTGGAGAATCGCCCTCCCGAGGGGTGGGACGTGGGCTTGCAAGACGTTTTAGGTGCATGGACTGGCGGACTTCTGATCCAGCGCGTAGATCTGAAAGCTGGGTCGCCGTTCCTCAGTAACTTCAACACCCTAGTACCTGGTCGCCAACAGGGGGCCGTCGCAGTGGAGTCACCGGTGGCGAACTGTTCGCTCTCAAGCACAGAGCGTGCATCGCAGGGGTGTGCATCGGTTCTGTTTCATTCGGGAACTGGAGCAAATTTCAACAGCGAATCGAAACCAGGTTCTACCTACTTCAACGGACTCGCCAGTGGTCTTGGTTTGAGCAACATCTCGGCGCCCGGCAGCCTGATGTTCGCTACTGTCAACAGAAATGCTGCGAATGATTCAACTGTCTCAAACGTATCTGGCGACAAGGTTAATGGCCCCATGGCCGTGAGTCGAGATAGCGGCGTTGGTATCGGTAGTTCACTGGCCTCATTGGAAAGAGTTACCGCCTCGGTTGTACCTGGTAGCGTAAACGTTGCCTTGGCGTCGGCAGGTGGCGTTGCTTCCGCCTCGGGCGGTTCAACCATCATACGTTTGAACGACAACGAACGCATGGGTGCAAACGGCTATTGGCAAGATACCACTATAAACACGTTTCCGGACTGGGCGCAGATCAACTTCAACGGCGCAAAAACGATTGATCGTGTAGTGGTTTATACGACTCAGGACAATAGCGACAATCCCGTCGAACCAACTGACTCCCTAACGTTTTTAAAGACTGGCAATACAGGCTACACGGTTCAGACATGGGATGGAACCGGCTGGATAACTCGGGCGACGTTATCAGCCAATAACCTAGTTAAAAGCACGTTGATGTTTCCGGCCATCACGACGGATCGTATACGTGTCAACGTGACGGGTAGCGCGAACGGCTACTCCAGCATCACTGAAATTGAGGCATGGACCTTGGTTGGGACACCTCCAACTGCCCCCGCCATAGGTACCGTTGTTGCAGGCAACTTCAGCGCAACTGTGGCGTTTACTCCTGGTGCTCTGGGCAGTGGCGCTTTGATTGGCTACACCGCAGATTGTGGTGGCAACACTGCCACTGGTACCAGCTCTCCAATAGTTGTTGCAGGCCTGAACAATGGAACAGCTTATACCTGCAAAGTCATGACGACAAGCAGCATAAGTGTCAGCCCTTGGTCTACATCGTCGGCCGCAGTGACGCCGATTGGCAGCATCAACGTCGCGTTAGCGTCCCAAGGTGGAATCGCTTCAGCGTCAAGCACTTTTGGCACCTCTGTCGCCGCAAATTTGAACGATAACGAACGTACTGGTGGTGTTGCTCTTTCAAAGGTTTGGCAAGACAACACTTCATACGCCTTCCCTGACTGGGTGCAAATTACTTTCAATGGCACAAAGACAATCGATAGGGTGGTGGTGTTTTCGATACAAGATGACAACAGCAATCCTATTGACCCCAGTAACTCATTGAAGTTTCTCAAGTATGGAATCACGGGGTTTACTGTCCAGATATGGAATGGGTCCAGTTGGGTAACACAAGCGACAGTTACTGAAAACAATTTGGTTAAGCGGACCGTTTTGTTCCCAGCCGTCGCTACCGACCGTATTCGCGTCAACCTGACTGGCAGCAAGACCTACAACTCCTACCTGACTGAAGTCCAAGCGTGGGCCACGATGGGAACGCCGCCTGCAGCGCCGAGCATAGGTACCGCCACGGCTGGGAATGCTAGTGCCAGTGTGGCCTTTACTCCCGGTGCTCTGGGAACCGGAACTCTGGTCAACTACACCGCAGACTGCGGTGGTATCACCACCAACGGTATGGCATCACCCATCACGGTGACGGGCTTGACCAACGGCACGACTTACACCTGCAGGGTCAGAACGACGAGTAGTGTTGGTATCAGCCCATGGTCGGCTTTGTCAAACGCAGTGATTCCTGTTGCCCCTGGTACACCACCCGCGGCCCCGACCATAGGTACCGCGACCGCTGGCAACGCCAGCGCCAGTGTGGCATTTACTCCAGGTGCACTGGGTACCGGCACTCTGGTCAACTACACCGCAGATTGCGGGGGCATCACCCGCACAGGCACCAGCTCTCCCGTTTCTGTGCCGGGCTTGACCAACGGCACGACCTATACCTGCAGGGTCAGGACGACAAGTAGTGTGGGTACCAGCGCCTGGTCGGCTTTGTCAAACGCAGTGGTACCGACTGCCCTTAGTACACCACCAGCGGCTCCTACGATTGGTACCGCGACCGCTGGCAATGCCAGCGCCAGTGTTGCCTTTACCCCAGGCGCACTGGGTAGTGGCACGCTGATTAACTACACCGCAGATTGTGGTGGTATCACCCGCACAGGCACCAGCTCACCCATTTTTGTGCCGGGCTTGACCAACGGAACGGTCTACACGTGTAGAGTCAACACGACCAGTAGCGTAGGCACCAGTGCCTGGTCGGCAGTGTCGAACGCTGTGACACCGATTGTGTTCGGCGGCAGCAATGTCGCATTGGTGGCAGCGGGTGGGGTCGCGTCAGCGTCCAGCACCAGCGCAGGCCATCCTGTCACAACAGTGAACGACAACGAGCGTACGGGTGGAAACTACGCCAATGGAACGTCATGGGCCGACGCTACCCCATCGGTCTACCCGGACTGGGTGCAAATCAACTTCAGCGGCAACCAGACCATCAATCGGGTCGTAGTGTTCTCGATGCAGGACGCGCTGAATAGCCCGGTTGAACCAACCGACGCCATGGTGTTTTCACTGTACGGCAACACTGCCTTTACGGTACAAACATGGAATGGCACGGCCTGGGTAACACAGGCAACTGTTACGGGCAATAACTCCGTCAAGCGCACGGTCACGTTTCCGACAGTCACTACTGACCGCATTCGCGTCAACATCACCGCTACGTCCAACGGCACTGCACATGTGACCGAAATCGAAGCCTGGACTGTAGCTGGCGGCACGCTACCCGCAGCGCCAGCCATCGGCACCGCCACACCCGGAAACGCCAGCGCCAGCGTGGCCTTCACCCCAGGCGCACTGGGAACCGGCACTCTGACTAACTACACCGCAGATTGCGGTGGCATCACCGCCACCGGGTCTAGTTCACCGATTAACGTGACAGGCCTGACCAATGGCACGTCTTACACCTGCAAGGTCAAGACAGCCAGCAGCATTGGCACAAGCCCATGGTCGGCTCTGTCAAACGCAGTGATACCTGTTGCCCCTAGTACACCCCCAGCTGCTCCTACGATTGGTACCGCCACGGCTGGCAACGCCAGCGCCAGTGTGGCCTTTACCCCAGGCGCACTGGGAACTGGCACGCTGGTTAACTACACCGCAGATTGCGGGGGTATCACCACCAACGGTATGGCATCACCCATCACGGTGACGGGCTTGTCCAACGGCACGACTTACACCTGCAGGGTCAGAACCACCAGCAGTGTGGGTACCAGCGCCTGGTCGGCCATGTCCAATGCAGTGGCACCGACCGGTGTGGTGAGCGGCGGTACCGCACCTGCAGCGCCCACCATTGATAGTGCCAGCGCAGGCAATGCCAGCGCCAGCGTGGCCTTTACCCCAGGTGCACTGGGCAGCGGCACACTGGTCACCTACACCGCAGACTGTGGGGGCATCACGGCAAACGGCATGGCGTCCCCCATCGTGGTGACCGGCCTGACCAACGGCACATCCTACAGTTGCAGGGTCAAGACACTCAGCACGGTAGACAACAGTCCTTGGTCGGCCCTTGCCAACACGGTCATCCCGGCAGTCAACGTGACCCTGCCATCCGCCCCCACCATGGGCAGCGCCACGGCAGGAGTCGCCAGCGCCAGCGTTGCGTTCACACCCGGCAACCTGGGCAGCGGCACGCTGGTCAACCACACCGCAGCCTGCGGTGCCTTCGCCACCAATGGCGCCAGTTCACCCATCAACGTGACGGGCCTGACCAACGGCACGTCTTACTTCTGCAAGGTGCGCACCACCACCACGGTCGGAGTCAGCGCCTGGTCGGCCAACTCCAACGCGGTGGTGCCTGAGGTAGCCGAGCCACCGGTCACCTATTTCCACAACGACATCTCCGGCAGCCCCATGCTGGCCACCGATGGAGCGGGTGCCGTCATCTGGAAAGAAAACTACCGCCCCTACGGCGAGCGGCTGAACAACCAGGCGGGCTCAAACAAGAACAAGCTGGGCTTTGCGGGCAAGCAGTTCGATCCAGCCACGGGCTTGTCGTATATGGGTGCGCGGTATTACGACCCGGTGTTGGGGCGGTTTATGGGCGTTGATCCGGTGGGGTTCCAGGAAGATAGTGTTCACTCGTTTAACCGGTATGCGTACGCGAACAACAACCCGTACAAGTATGTGGACCCGGATGGGCACAGCCCGATTGACGTGGTCTTCTTGGTGTATGACCTGGGTAAACTGGGTGTGGCGTTGTACACCGGTGTCGGCGTGCAAGCTGCCGCCTGGGACGTAGCCGCAAGTGTGGTTGGGGTGGGCAGCCCGATCCCTGGGGTAGGGCAGGTGATCAAGGGCGCACGTGCTATTGATCATGGCGTGGATGCGGCTAGGGCCGCTGAGCATGGCATCAAGGCAATGGCTGAAGGGGCGGCAAATGGAGCGCGGGCTGGAAAGGCGCACACTCCTGCAGCAAACAAGCTTGGGCGAGAGAACAATCGCGCTGCGAACAATGGTGAATTGATTTGCCCGACCTGCGACAAGAAAATGAATGAACCAGTGCAGAGCATTAAGGGCTCTCCAATAGACCGCGACGCGGCAGTAGGCGATCATATTCATCCAAAGTCAAAGGGCGGTGACGGCGCAACGGTCAAGGATATGAGAAATCACAAGACTAAGTGCTGGTCATGCAATGCGAAAAAAAGTGACAGCTTATAG
- a CDS encoding RHS repeat-associated core domain-containing protein — translation MTGLTNGTSYFCKVRTTTTVGVSAWSANSNAVVPEVAEPPVTYFHNDISGSPMLATDGAGAVIWKENYRPYGERLNNQAGSNKNKLGFAGKQFDPATGLSYMGARYYDPVLGRFMGVDPVEFGAGNIHSFNRYAYANNNPYKYIDPDGRQAVGAYFPNMEAEFKTFQDGLVSVYTHVALMAAGDGIFAVLGEGVAALRVGATASANAAKASAQETAKVGELIPTHGKTMSNKALDKLTKNIRAEGIKEPLTVTENGGKLHILDGHHRALAAPKAGVAEVPVTKVELPWGAYKTPADLTFTP, via the coding sequence GTGACGGGCCTGACCAACGGCACGTCTTACTTCTGCAAGGTGCGCACCACCACCACGGTCGGAGTCAGCGCCTGGTCGGCCAACTCCAACGCGGTGGTGCCTGAGGTAGCCGAGCCACCGGTCACCTATTTCCACAACGACATCTCCGGCAGCCCCATGCTGGCCACCGATGGAGCGGGTGCCGTCATCTGGAAAGAAAACTACCGCCCCTACGGCGAGCGGCTGAACAACCAGGCGGGCTCAAACAAGAACAAGCTGGGCTTTGCGGGCAAGCAGTTCGATCCAGCCACGGGCTTGTCGTATATGGGTGCGCGGTATTACGACCCGGTGTTGGGGCGGTTTATGGGCGTTGATCCTGTGGAGTTTGGCGCCGGCAATATCCATAGCTTCAATCGGTACGCTTACGCCAATAACAATCCTTATAAATACATTGATCCCGATGGGCGGCAGGCAGTAGGTGCGTATTTCCCGAACATGGAGGCTGAGTTCAAGACGTTTCAGGACGGCTTGGTTAGTGTCTATACGCACGTGGCGCTGATGGCCGCTGGTGATGGGATTTTTGCAGTTCTTGGAGAGGGTGTGGCGGCCCTGCGTGTGGGAGCAACAGCTTCCGCCAATGCTGCAAAGGCATCAGCACAAGAGACTGCCAAGGTTGGTGAGCTGATTCCGACTCATGGGAAAACCATGAGCAATAAGGCACTCGACAAGCTCACGAAGAATATTCGGGCCGAAGGAATAAAGGAACCGCTTACTGTCACCGAAAACGGGGGTAAGCTGCATATTTTGGATGGTCATCATCGAGCGCTCGCCGCCCCGAAGGCCGGTGTTGCTGAGGTTCCCGTCACAAAAGTTGAATTGCCTTGGGGGGCATATAAAACGCCAGCCGATTTGACGTTCACACCTTGA
- a CDS encoding DUF4304 domain-containing protein produces MERAKGECCDEPNFVCKQVSAMMEKTTFKKAIGGVLKAARFANNGQSWFLDGDDSIVVLNLQKSDFDDKYYVNLGIWLKSLGAVAFPAENKCHIQVRLTSLFPGDAEMIEGACSGNASDEDLRTFVEFLRVKVAPFCADCVHTGALWSKIEGGEFKKALIMKIAKDCLDPSHKS; encoded by the coding sequence ATGGAACGCGCAAAAGGGGAGTGTTGTGACGAGCCAAACTTCGTCTGTAAACAAGTATCGGCAATGATGGAAAAAACTACCTTCAAGAAAGCAATTGGCGGCGTTCTGAAAGCAGCGCGTTTTGCGAACAATGGGCAATCCTGGTTCTTAGACGGGGACGACTCAATAGTGGTTTTGAACCTTCAGAAGTCAGACTTTGATGACAAGTACTACGTTAATCTGGGGATATGGCTCAAGAGCCTTGGTGCTGTGGCCTTTCCTGCGGAAAACAAGTGCCATATTCAGGTGCGTTTGACTTCGCTGTTTCCTGGAGATGCTGAGATGATTGAGGGGGCCTGCAGTGGAAATGCTAGCGACGAAGATTTGCGCACGTTTGTTGAGTTCTTGCGCGTGAAGGTTGCGCCGTTTTGCGCAGACTGTGTACACACCGGCGCCCTATGGTCAAAGATCGAAGGCGGTGAATTCAAGAAGGCGCTCATCATGAAGATCGCGAAGGACTGCTTGGACCCTTCGCATAAATCCTGA
- a CDS encoding RHS repeat-associated core domain-containing protein, producing MTGLTNGTSYFCKVRTTTTAGVSAWSANSNAVVPEVAEPAVTYFHNDISGSPMLATDGAGAVIWKENYRPYGERLNNQAGYSKNKLGFAGKQFDPATGLSYMGARYYDPVLRRFMGVDPVDFKEDNIHSFNRY from the coding sequence GTGACGGGCCTGACCAATGGCACGTCTTACTTCTGCAAGGTGCGCACCACCACCACAGCCGGTGTCAGCGCTTGGTCGGCCAACTCCAACGCGGTGGTGCCCGAGGTAGCCGAGCCAGCGGTCACCTATTTCCACAACGACATCTCCGGCAGCCCCATGCTGGCCACCGATGGCGCGGGTGCCGTCATCTGGAAAGAAAACTATCGCCCCTACGGCGAGCGGCTGAACAACCAGGCGGGCTACAGCAAGAACAAGCTGGGCTTTGCGGGCAAGCAGTTTGATCCGGCCACGGGCTTGAGTTACATGGGGGCGCGGTATTACGACCCGGTGTTGAGGCGGTTTATGGGCGTTGATCCTGTTGACTTCAAAGAAGACAACATTCACTCGTTCAATCGGTATTGA